One Strix uralensis isolate ZFMK-TIS-50842 chromosome 9, bStrUra1, whole genome shotgun sequence DNA segment encodes these proteins:
- the DUSP28 gene encoding dual specificity phosphatase 28: MLQLGKVTPSLLISNARAACSEDLLVREGVTFCLNVTRQQPFPGLRQVRGMRVAVFDDPAEDLYQYFERCGDAIEEAVRSGGKCLVYCKNGRSRSAAICIAYLMRHRKLPLKDAFEAVKAARPVAEPNAGFWSQLQRYEEDLKIPKQSALLSKGLKNSNV, from the exons ATGCTCCAGCTCGGCAAGGTCACCCCCTCGCTGCTCATCAGCAACGCCAGGGCCGCATGCAGCGAGGACCTGCTCGTGCGAGAGGGAGTCACCTTCTGCCTTAATGTCACCAGGCAGCAGCCGTTCCCTGGCCTGCGGCAGGTGCGGGGCATGCGCGTGGCCGTGTTCGATGACCCGGCTGAAGACCTGTACCAGTATTTCGAGCGGTGCGGTGACGCTATCGAAGAGGCCGTGAGGAGCGGGGGGAAGTGCTTGGTTTACTGTAAAAATGGCCGCAGCCGCTCCGCTGCCATTTGCATCGCGTATCTGATGAGACACCGAAAGCTCCCACTCAAGGATGCATTTGAG GCTGTGAAGGCTGCCAGACCAGTAGCAGAACCCAATGCAGGATTTTGGTCTCAGCTGCAGAGATATGAAGAAGATTTGAAGATACCAAAGCAGTCTGCTCTGCTGAGCAAAGGACTTAAAAATAGCAATGTGTGA
- the LOC141947301 gene encoding claudin-15-like isoform X2, whose translation MTAALEIVGFLLCLGGWAIVGATLPNNYWKVSSIYGSVITTSTLFENLWKSCAEDSTGVSNCREFDSMLALPAHIQACRALMIASILLGFIATVLSLLGLKCTNIGLSDEDGKMKFAVTGGFLFILGGLCSMVAVSWYAAMVTAQFFDPLYAGTKYELGDALYLGWAGSVLYMLGGILLTCSCKGKKKQDYSCNKYAYSAGQAAHQQHIHAKNSETVISNKEYV comes from the exons ATGACTGCTGCGTTGGAAattgttggttttcttttgtgcttGGGTGGGTGGGCAATTGTTGGAGCTACTTTGCCGAATAATTACTGGAAAGTCTCCAGTATCTATGGTAGTGTGATCACAACATCTACGTTGTTTGAAAACCTGTGGAAGAGCTGTGCAGAAGACAGCACTGGAGTATCCAACTGCAGAGAATTTGACTCTATGCTTGCCCTGCCTG CTCATATTCAGGCATGCCGTGCCTTGATGATTGCTTCCATCCTTTTGGGATTCATAGCTACAGTACTCTCGCTGCTTGGTTTGAAGTGCACAAACATTGGGTTGAGCGATGAGGATGGAAAAATGAAGTTTGCTGTCACGGGAggatttctctttattttagGAG GTCTCTGCTCCATGGTGGCTGTTTCTTGGTATGCTGCGATGGTTACTGCTCAATTTTTTGACCCACTGTACGCTGGAACCAA GTATGAACTAGGAGATGCCCTGTACTTAGGCTGGGCTGGATCTGTTCTTTATATGCTTGGTGGCATCTTACTGACCTGTTcatgcaaagggaagaaaaagcaggatTACAG TTGCAACAAATATGCATATTCAGCAGGCCAAGCAGCTCATCAGCAGCACATACACGCCAAAAACTCTGAGACAGTCATAAGCAACAAGGAGTATGTCTAA